From the bacterium genome, one window contains:
- a CDS encoding right-handed parallel beta-helix repeat-containing protein produces MKGRLPAFFFLLVVGAVFAPAALAVPVQWETPAITSDTSWSGEIRLRQSVTVATGATLRILPGTKVQVDAGKGIGITVLGRMVAGEKGKPPVEFLPGKPGGEKAQWEGIALQGGKAAGHALHGVLIRGAREGIALTETTAAIEGGAFVGCATGIRWNQKSSASVDNCAFEGNDIGAVLSLGGEAVVRGCRFADIKFHGIVVDKGAALRVSGSSFSRGKTGIFSLTDAPCRVDRCGFTGLETGIAARQMGKDSGVDRCLFENNETGILAVQFSSLQVSDSVFRGNKAAVDVREFSTPTLHHNRFEGNEVSINLFRKAHAVIRDNVFFHNRNAIVVNYSSYPLVAGNNFDRNDMSVRLETFQSGDWEERSGSSRLMTGEAALRGSRSPIMDQALGQKVSFPKRVNAKGNYWGPDADRDPAKGTLGKIRDGKTFGPVRYEGYGTETYRIDVVDFSDESPGPFPGAGPRGPAEVERETK; encoded by the coding sequence ATGAAAGGACGTTTACCCGCTTTTTTCTTTCTCCTCGTCGTTGGCGCGGTCTTCGCGCCGGCGGCACTTGCCGTTCCCGTCCAATGGGAGACCCCCGCAATCACATCGGACACCAGCTGGTCCGGCGAGATCCGCCTCCGGCAATCCGTGACCGTCGCGACCGGCGCCACCCTTCGGATCCTTCCCGGGACGAAGGTCCAAGTCGATGCCGGGAAGGGTATCGGCATCACGGTCCTTGGCCGGATGGTCGCCGGGGAGAAGGGGAAACCTCCGGTGGAGTTCCTCCCCGGGAAGCCCGGGGGCGAGAAGGCGCAGTGGGAAGGGATCGCCCTTCAGGGAGGAAAGGCCGCCGGGCACGCGCTCCATGGCGTCCTGATCCGGGGCGCACGCGAGGGGATCGCCCTCACGGAAACGACCGCCGCGATCGAAGGCGGGGCCTTCGTCGGGTGCGCGACCGGGATCCGGTGGAATCAGAAATCCTCCGCTTCGGTCGACAACTGCGCGTTCGAAGGGAACGATATCGGGGCCGTCCTGTCGCTCGGCGGAGAGGCGGTCGTCCGGGGCTGCCGGTTTGCCGACATCAAGTTCCACGGAATCGTCGTCGACAAGGGGGCGGCGTTGCGGGTCTCCGGCTCTTCCTTTTCGAGGGGGAAAACGGGCATCTTCTCCCTGACCGACGCACCGTGCCGGGTGGATCGGTGCGGCTTCACGGGGTTGGAAACGGGGATCGCCGCGCGCCAGATGGGAAAAGATTCCGGCGTGGACCGCTGTCTTTTCGAAAACAACGAGACCGGGATCCTCGCCGTCCAGTTCTCTTCGCTGCAGGTGTCCGACTCGGTCTTTCGCGGGAACAAGGCGGCCGTGGACGTCCGGGAGTTTTCCACGCCGACGCTCCACCACAACCGTTTCGAGGGGAACGAGGTGTCGATCAACCTGTTCCGGAAGGCGCATGCCGTCATACGGGACAACGTCTTCTTCCACAACCGGAACGCGATCGTGGTCAACTATTCCTCGTACCCGCTCGTGGCGGGGAACAATTTCGACCGGAACGACATGAGCGTGCGGCTGGAAACGTTCCAGTCGGGAGACTGGGAGGAGCGTTCGGGATCTTCGAGGCTCATGACGGGGGAAGCCGCGCTGCGCGGTTCGCGAAGCCCGATCATGGACCAGGCGCTCGGGCAGAAGGTCTCCTTTCCCAAGCGGGTGAACGCGAAAGGAAACTACTGGGGCCCGGATGCGGACCGCGATCCGGCCAAGGGGACCCTCGGGAAGATCCGGGACGGGAAGACGTTCGGTCCGGTCCGGTACGAGGGGTACGGGACCGAGACGTACCGGATCGACGTGGTCGATTTCTCGGACGAGTCGCCCGGTCCGTTCCCGGGGGCGGGTCCGCGCGGACCTGCGGAAGTCGAAAGGGAAACGAAATGA